One Saccharomyces kudriavzevii IFO 1802 strain IFO1802 genome assembly, chromosome: 4 genomic region harbors:
- the SHU2 gene encoding Shu2p (similar to Saccharomyces cerevisiae SHU2 (YDR078C); ancestral locus Anc_8.203), whose protein sequence is MSRDAIEYSKLFAKLVDQNDDTKLDDVIASFLYYMFPRELFIRAISLLESSDMFIYILDKFHEEENKVSRSLVDMLIDKFYTDSLDSPLEYRLIVKDTNDGAPPILVDIAHWFCSCEEYCKHFHETLEKTDEKEELHDLLINEVDDHLQFSDDKFAQLDPHSLCKQWYFKFDKICCSHLLAFSILLKSSITVLRFFTDSSNKVFVISIDDIDEWLNLHINIVE, encoded by the coding sequence ATGTCAAGGGATGCGAtagaatattcaaaactATTCGCTAAGCTAGTCGATCAGAATGACGACACAAAATTAGACGATGTAATAGCATCCTTCCTATACTACATGTTTCCAAGAGAACTTTTTATTCGAGCCATTTCATTGTTAGAATCGTCAGACatgtttatatatatactagaTAAGTTCCATGAGGAGGAAAACAAAGTATCCAGGTCGTTGGTTGATATGTTGATTGACAAGTTTTATACGGACTCGTTGGATTCGCCGTTGGAATATCGGCTGATTGTTAAGGATACTAACGATGGGGCACCCCCAATACTGGTAGATATAGCCCACTGGTTTTGCTCATGCGAAGAATACTGTAAACACTTTCATGAAACACTCGAAAAAACTGATGAGAAGGAAGAATTACACGATTTGTTAATAAATGAAGTTGATGACCATTTGCAATTTTCAGATGATAAATTTGCGCAACTGGATCCTCACAGTTTATGCAAACAATGGTACttcaaatttgataaaatttgCTGTTCACATTTACTAGCGTTTTCCATTCTACTCAAATCTTCGATAACCGTGCTAAGGTTTTTCACGGATAGCTCCAATAAAGTCTTTGTGATATCGATAGACGATATTGATGAATGGCTGAATTTACATATCAATATAGTTGAATAG
- the PDC2 gene encoding Pdc2p (similar to Saccharomyces cerevisiae PDC2 (YDR081C); ancestral locus Anc_8.213) has protein sequence MLSIQQRYNICLMAERHPKWTQLELAKWAYETFQLPKIPSQGTISRLLARKSTYMNCKEHEKDANRLRKPNNLLVRKILQEWISQSLWNGIPITSPIIQDTAQAVWHRIPAEHREGNGSFSYKWISNFLSKMDVNISVLDEELPKTPKVWTFEERDVLKAYFAKIPSKDLFTLDEAFLSYNLPLDYAQYEASSIQRRIEVATVMLCSNLDGSEKLKPVVVGKYDSYKSFRNYFPNEPKDPVSQSMLGSKMAKKFDISYHSNRKAWLTSNLFHNWLVRWDKRLVAVNRKIWIVLDDSCCHRIINLRLQNIKLVYTSSNSKFLPFNWGVWDEFKTRYRIQQYEALIDLQNRISKNAQNKTKSEQNECLSDGKKYLISFEQSQLTMSNAFKFIKKAWDDIPVDAIKANWKSSGLLPPEMIHLNENVSMAFKKNEVLESILNRLCDEYYCVKKWEYEMLLDLNIENKNTNFLSTEELVESAIVDPCEPDFDTASKVDEVHDDNFDLSVFTNGDEGSHNQLGVSNSNHDDNHNNSKRNASNDSNNNNNDNNTNNSSNNNINNSNNSSNDAKYLLQNSVENNNKNGSSGQPNASSMEPQRNHSSAGLVVDSNYEVNFNGLLNDPYNAMRQPGPLDYNVSTLIDKPNLFLSPDLDLSAVGVDMQLPPSEYFSDVFSSAIRNNDKNNSDQNKSANEAPSSTTMTNSNSITTALLESRNRSQTFDVPHMNGLLSDTSKGGHSTASSNVVSQNSLNGFQHNPSSVAEVSSPSITPSPVTIHSTGAPARSMIPAPMGSTSSVSSPSGLEHLEGAVSGMSPTSTTILSNLQTNINIAKSLSTIMKHAESNVISLTKETINELNYNYMTLLKRIKKTKKQLNSKSIKINSSKNAQDHLETLLSGAAAAAATSANNLDLPVGDSTLPDSNNLHIHDSTGFF, from the coding sequence ATGCTTTCCATTCAGCAGAGATATAATATCTGTCTTATGGCAGAAAGGCATCCAAAGTGGACGCAACTCGAATTGGCAAAATGGGCATATGAGACGTTTCAGCTGCCAAAAATCCCATCTCAAGGTACCATATCGCGTTTACTGGCTAGAAAATCTACGTACATGAACTGTAAGGAGCACGAGAAGGATGCAAATAGATTAAGAAAGCCAAATAACCTTTTGGTCCGGAAAATATTGCAAGAATGGATCTCCCAAAGTTTGTGGAATGGCATTCCTATTACCTCGCCTATTATTCAAGACACTGCACAAGCAGTTTGGCACAGAATTCCCGCGGAGCATCGAGAAGGAAATGGTTCTTTTAGCTATAAATGGATTtcgaattttttatcaaaaatggatgTCAATATCTCTGTCTTAGATGAGGAATTACCTAAGACCCCTAAGGTATGgacatttgaagaaagggATGTATTAAAAGCTTACTTTGCCAAAATTCCTTCAAAGGATTTGTTCACTTTAGACGAAGCGTTTCTCTCTTATAACTTACCATTGGACTATGCTCAATACGAAGCAAGTAGCATTCAAAGACGTATAGAGGTCGCAACTGTAATGCTCTGTTCTAATTTAGATGGGTCGGAGAAATTAAAACCCGTCGTTGTAGGAAAATACGATAGTTATAAATCGTTCAGAAATTACTTTCCCAACGAACCAAAAGATCCTGTCTCACAATCGATGTTAGGTTCCAAGATGGCCAAGAAATTCGACATTTCTTATCATAGTAATAGGAAAGCGTGGCTAACCAGTAATCTCTTTCACAATTGGTTAGTCAGGTGGGATAAGAGGTTGGTAGCAGTGAATAGGAAGATTTGGATTGTTTTGGACGATTCATGTTGTCATAGAATAATCAATTTGCGTTTGCAAAATATAAAGCTTGTATACACTTCCTCCAACTCAAAGTTTTTGCCGTTTAACTGGGGTGTTTGGGACGAGTTTAAAACGAGGTACAGAATTCAACAATATGAGGCGCTCATTGACTTGCAAAatagaatttcaaaaaacgCTCAGAATAAAACTAAATCTGAGCAAAACGAATGCTTATCTGATGGCAAAAAATACCTTATCAGTTTCGAACAGAGTCAGCTGACAATGTCAAATGCGTTCAAGTTTATAAAGAAAGCATGGGACGATATACCTGTTGATGCCATCAAAGCCAACTGGAAAAGCTCCGGTCTGTTACCTCCTGAAATGATCCATTTAAACGAGAATGTCAGTAtggctttcaaaaaaaacgaAGTTCTAGAGAGCATCTTGAATAGATTGTGTGACGAATACTATTGTGTTAAAAAATGGGAATATGAGATGCTCTTGGATCTGaacattgaaaacaaaaacacGAATTTTTTGAGCACTGAAGAACTAGTAGAAAGTGCTATTGTGGACCCTTGTGAACCTGATTTTGATACAGCCTCAAAAGTTGATGAGGTTCATGATGacaattttgatttgtCGGTTTTCACCAATGGAGATGAAGGTAGTCACAACCAGCTAGGTGTATCAAACTCTAATCACGACGACAATCACAACAACAGTAAGAGGAATGCTAGTAATGAcagcaacaataataacaacgataataatactaataatagtagtaataataatattaataacaGTAATAACAGTAGTAATGATGCAAAATATCTCCTGCAGAATTCagttgaaaacaataataaaaatggcAGTTCTGGACAGCCGAATGCCTCTAGCATGGAACCACAAAGGAACCATTCAAGTGCAGGCTTAGTTGTTGACAGTAATTATGAAGTCAATTTCAACGGTCTTTTGAACGACCCATACAATGCAATGAGACAACCAGGTCCACTCGACTATAATGTCAGTACACTGATCGATAAGCCAAACTTATTTTTAAGTCCAGATTTGGATCTATCCGCTGTCGGTGTAGATATGCAACTACCACCATCAGAATATTTCAGCGAcgtattttcttcagctATTCGAAATAACGATAAAAATAACTCGGATCAGAATAAATCAGCCAATGAAGCTCCTTCAAGTACTACCATGACGAATTCAAACTCAATTACAACGGCACTTTTAGAATCAAGAAATCGATCTCAGACTTTCGATGTTCCACATATGAATGGTTTGTTGAGTGATACATCTAAGGGTGGACATTCTACCGCCTCCTCAAACGTCGTGTCTCAAAACTCTTTAAACGGCTTTCAACATAACCCATCATCTGTTGCTGAAGTTTCCTCTCCTTCAATTACGCCCTCCCCAGTAACAATTCACTCCACAGGGGCACCAGCTAGATCTATGATACCAGCTCCGATGGGTTCAACTTCCTCCGTTTCATCACCATCTGGTTTGGAACATCTTGAAGGTGCCGTTTCTGGTATGTCACCCACTTCAACCACAATATTAAGTAACTTACAAacaaatataaatattGCCAAATCATTGAGTACCATAATGAAGCACGCAGAATCAAACGTAATATCACtgacaaaagaaacaataaaTGAGCTCAACTACAATTATATGACACTTTTAAAACGAATTaagaaaactaaaaaacAATTAAACAGCAAAAGCATCAAAATAAACAGCAGCAAAAATGCTCAAGACCATTTAGAAACTCTCCTATCTGGGGCGGCGGCGGCGGCCGCAACCTCAGCCAATAACCTGGACCTCCCGGTCGGTGATTCAACCCTTCCGGACTCTAATAACTTACATATACATGATAGTACAGGTTTCTTTTAG
- the TFB5 gene encoding TFIIH complex subunit TFB5 (similar to Saccharomyces cerevisiae TFB5 (YDR079C-A); ancestral locus Anc_8.211) has translation MARARKGALIQCDPSIKALILQIDAKMSDIVLEELDDTHLLVDPSKVEFVKHELNRLLSKNIYNPMDEEENQ, from the coding sequence ATGGCTAGAGCAAGGAAGGGTGCACTGATTCAATGTGATCCGTCTATCAAGGCACTCATACTACAAATCGACGCGAAAATGAGCGATATAGTATTGGAGGAGTTAGACGATACGCATCTTCTAGTAGATCCTTCGAAAGTAGAATTTGTGAAGCATGAGCTAAATAGGCTATTATCGaagaatatatacaatCCCATggatgaggaagaaaacCAATGA
- the RAD55 gene encoding putative DNA-dependent ATPase RAD55 (similar to Saccharomyces cerevisiae RAD55 (YDR076W); ancestral locus Anc_8.200) — protein sequence MSFGIPLSQLIVDSPKPLSSGITGLDEILNLGFQARSIYEIFGPPGIGKTNFGLQLVSKLLEAMQQSEANDDRILWIEAFQDMPINILRERFPEFDIVKENLKRVRITKFGQLLYFFQNLFKLSQSMKYKLIIIDGFSQLVCDHLCTLSKRSGGTLDKTIHELKCRHLILIFTAMTKYTHSTGSTIILLNDCMNTAFQSNEFESLEEDYEVLEDGSNFYVNSNSERRKNNVHILKSALVANIAMGGKDSTWEVFLRDRIGLFRDWNEQVDETIFVKSKRVKTPSSRDNAGCTIREMRINKRNYETFRIAIVFNLHGEDGKRDGGRLKRTRNSVYRHRIVKFDFDKATGEFRDIIDQNINAGLISTLSTNNSSCLQVFVNMDSDNNLIPNAEGKEEIIYDSES from the coding sequence ATGTCGTTTGGTATACCACTTTCCCAGTTAATAGTTGACAGTCCGAAGCCATTAAGCAGCGGCATCACTGGATTAGATGAGATTCTAAATCTCGGATTCCAGGCAAGATCGATCTATGAAATATTTGGGCCTCCGGGAATTGGCAAAACTAATTTTGGACTTCAGCTAGTAAGTAAACTGTTGGAAGCCATGCAACAGTCGGAGGCAAATGACGATAGAATTTTATGGATAGAAGCCTTCCAAGATATGCCTATCAACATACTAAGAGAACGCTTTCCCGAATTTGATATCGTGAAGGAGAATCTGAAACGTGTCCGAATAACGAAATTTGGGCAGCTGTtatatttcttccaaaacttGTTCAAGCTATCTCAAAGTATGAAGTACAAACTGATCATAATTGATGGCTTTTCTCAATTAGTTTGCGACCATTTGTGTACGCTCAGTAAGAGAAGTGGTGGAACGCTAGATAAGACCATACACGAGTTAAAATGTCGACATTTAATATTGATTTTTACAGCCATGACCAAATATACACATTCCACTGGCTCAACAATAATACTTCTGAATGACTGTATGAATACGGCGTTCCAAtcaaatgaatttgaatctCTAGAAGAGGACTATGAAGTCCTAGAGGATGGTTCTAATTTCTATGTCAACTCCAACAGTGAAAGACGCAAGAACAATGTACATATTCTGAAAAGCGCCTTGGTTGCCAACATTGCAATGGGAGGTAAAGACTCCACGTGGGAAGTATTTCTGAGGGACAGAATTGGTCTCTTCAGGGACTGGAACGAGCAAGTGGATGAAACGATATTTGTGAAAAGCAAGAGGGTGAAGACTCCATCTTCGCGAGACAATGCGGGATGTACCATCAGAGAAATGAGGATAAACAAGCGGAATTATGAAACCTTTAGAATAGCTATTGTCTTCAATTTACATGGCGAAGACGGAAAGAGAGATGGAGGAAGATTGAAACGAACAAGAAATAGCGTTTATCGTCATCGCATCGTCAAATTCGATTTTGATAAAGCAACGGGCGAGTTCCGCGATATAATTGACCAAAACATCAATGCTGGCCTAATTTCGACATTGTCAACAAACAACAGCAGCTGCTTACAAGTGTTCGTCAATATGGACTCAGATAATAACCTTATACCAAATGCGGAGGGAAAAGAGGAGATAATTTATGATAGTGAAAGTTAG
- the SED1 gene encoding Sed1p (similar to Saccharomyces cerevisiae SED1 (YDR077W) and SPI1 (YER150W); ancestral locus Anc_8.201), which translates to MKFSTVLLSAGLASTTLAQFSNSTAASSTDVSSSSTSSSSVIITSSEAPESDNGTSTVAPTEAPTEAPTTALPTNGTSTEAPTEAPTTALPTNGTSTEAPTEAPTTALPTNGTTSAFPPTTSLPPSNTTTIPPYNPSTELTTEYTVVTEYTTYCPEPTTFTTNGKTYTVTEPTTLTITDCPCTIEKPTTTSTTEYTVVTEYTTYCPEPTTFTTNGKTYTVTEPTTLTITDCPCTIEKSEAPEPSITVTESKGATTEPSTAKPSTAKPSTGKPSTAQPSVTVSTVAPVSPSASSHSIVINSNGANVVVPGALGLAGVAMLFL; encoded by the coding sequence ATGAAATTCTCTACTGTCCTATTATCTGCCGGTTTGGCCTCGACCACTCTGGCCCAATTTTCTAACAGCACCGCTGCTTCTTCCACCGATGTCAGCTCCTCTTCAACTTCCTCCAGCTCAGTGATCATCACATCCTCTGAAGCTCCAGAATCTGATAACGGTACCAGCACAGTTGCTCCAACTGAAGCTCCAACTGAAGCTCCAACCACTGCCCTTCCAACCAACGGCACTTCCACCGAGGCTCCTACTGAAGCCCCAACCACTGCTCTTCCAACAAACGGCACTTCCACTGAAGCTCCTACTGAGGCTCCAACCACTGCTCTTCCAACTAACGGTACCACCTCAGCTTTCCCACCAACTACATCTCTACCACCAAGCAACACAACTACTATCCCTCCTTACAACCCATCTACTGAACTCACCACCGAGTACACTGTGGTCACTGAATACACTACCTACTGCCCAGAACCAACCACTTTCACCACGAATGGTAAGACCTACACAGTCACTGAGCCAACCACATTGACCATCACTGACTGTCCATGTACTATTGAAAAGCCAACCACCACATCGACCACCGAGTACACTGTGGTCACTGAATACACCACCTACTGCCCAGAACCAACCACTTTCACCACGAATGGTAAGACCTACACAGTCACCGAGCCAACTACATTGACCATCACTGACTGCCCATGTactattgaaaagagtGAAGCTCCAGAACCTTCTATCACCGTTACCGAATCAAAGGGCGCTACTACCGAACCATCCACTGCTAAGCCATCTACTGCCAAACCATCTACCGGTAAGCCATCTACTGCTCAGCCAAGTGTAACTGTCTCCACGGTTGCCCCAGTTTCACCATCTGCCTCTTCTCACTCCATCGTCATCAACAGCAACGGTGCTAACGTCGTCGTTCCAGGTGCCTTGGGTCTTGCCGGTGTTGCTATGTTGTTCTTATAA
- the PET100 gene encoding Pet100p (similar to Saccharomyces cerevisiae PET100 (YDR079W); ancestral locus Anc_8.209) translates to MGPFKFKFKYTRAQLEIFRFSFCLLAPVAVMYYIGTDTDKKLNVPGFWPDPATLNQIPKEPYEIKAELARMKKERLEKRLRLEKKLQEEFGVDLEEEKEKIRRDLALKKG, encoded by the coding sequence ATGGGTCCGTTTAAatttaaattcaaatatacAAGGGCACAACTGGAGATCTTTagattttccttttgtttgCTGGCACCAGTGGCTGTGATGTACTATATTGGTACGGAtactgataaaaaattaaatgTCCCAGGATTCTGGCCAGACCCTGCAACGCTAAACCAAATACCAAAGGAACCCTATGAGATTAAAGCTGAACTGGCaaggatgaaaaaagaacgTTTAGAGAAAAGGCTCAGATTAGAGAAGAAATTACAAGAGGAGTTTGGAGTGGACcttgaggaagaaaaggaaaaaatcagaCGGGATTTAGCGCTCAAAAAAGGATGA
- the VPS41 gene encoding Vps41p (similar to Saccharomyces cerevisiae VPS41 (YDR080W); ancestral locus Anc_8.212) → MTIDNLQEASNLNQERGSSVIGESDSISERDHDDNMAETVEVTPPKEVNGYILKEAGETMSQQDKSTVTVIATKAEDDDDDDNEVDSEEDDGEEDENDDEDDDEPPLLKYTRINQLPKNFFQRDSISSCLFGDAFFAFGTHSGILHLTTCTFEPIKTIKCHRSSILCINTDGKYFATGSIDGTVIIGSIDDPQNITQYDFKRPINSVALHSNYQASKMFVSGGMAGDVVLSQRNWLGNRIDIVLNKKKKEKTRKDDQFSDARGPIMGIYIMGDLILWMDDDGITFCDIPTRSQLLNIPFPSTIFNVQNVRSDLFRPHVHFLESDRIIIGWGSNIWLFKVSFTKDSNSYKFSDSNSQNNNMGHFNPTTNIGSLLSSAASSFRGSPDKKVELECNFTVSMLIAGLASFKDNQLLCLGFDLDVEDDVGVDKNNKGLDLANQQKNLLFKGNAPELKIVDLFNGDEIYNDEVIMKNYEKLSLNDYHLGKHIDETTPEYYLISSNDAIRVQELSLKDHFDWFIERKQFYKAWKIGKYVIGSEERFGIGLTFLNNLVAKKDWSTLINHLNIIFEETLNSFDSNSYDATNKVLQEWADTIEVLIKSGKIIEIAPLIPKKPALRKSVYDDVLHHFLAKDMINKFHEYINKWDLKLFSVDNFEEELETKIETANEPVATHSDGEFHITYRTELVHLYLKENKYTKAIPHLLKAKDLRALTIIKVQNLLPQYLDQIVNIILLPYRGKISNISKLSIFEIQTIFNKPIDLLFENRHTIPIDRIYRIFEHDCPRSFNKILFCYLMKFLDNDDSFMLNPYENQLIELYSEYDQQSLLPFLQKHNNYNVETAIEVCSSKPGLYNELIYLWGKIGETKKALSLIIDELQNPQLAIDFVKNWGDSDLWEFMINYSLDKPNFTRAILTCPDDTSEIYLKVIKRMSNDLKIDNLHEIIRHIVQENSLSLEVRDNILVIINDETKKFANEFLKIRSQGKLFQVDESDSETIDDF, encoded by the coding sequence ATGACAATAGATAACCTCCAGGAGGCTTCCAATTTGAACCAAGAAAGGGGCAGTAGCGTAATTGGTGAAAGCGACTCCATCTCTGAGAGGGACCATGATGATAATATGGCGGAGACAGTTGAGGTAACTCCGCCAAAAGAGGTCAATGGTTACATACTAAAAGAAGCCGGGGAGACAATGTCTCAACAAGATAAAAGCACGGTTACAGTGATTGCGACGAAagcagaagatgatgatgatgatgataatgaagtTGAtagtgaagaagatgatggtgaggaagatgagaatgatgatgaagatgacgacgaGCCACCTCTTCTGAAGTACACAAGAATCAATCAACTCCCGAAAAACTTCTTTCAAAGGGATTCAATCTCTTCGTGTTTATTTGGTGATGCTTTTTTCGCATTTGGTACACATTCAGGTATTCTACATTTAACCACATGCACATTCGAGCCTATCAAGACAATCAAATGCCATAGGTCTTCGATACTATGTATTAATACCGACGGCAAATATTTTGCTACCGGATCTATTGACGGTACAGTTATAATCGGATCCATTGATGATCCGCAGAACATTACACAATACGATTTTAAAAGACCTATAAATTCTGTAGCATTGCATTCTAATTACCAAGCGTCAAAGATGTTCGTTTCTGGTGGAATGGCTGGCGATGTGGTGCTATCTCAAAGGAACTGGCTAGGCAATAGGATTGATATTGTTCTgaataagaagaaaaaggaaaaaaccAGGAAAGATGATCAATTTTCTGACGCTAGAGGCCCTATAATGGGGATATACATTATGGGTGACCTTATCTTATGGATGGATGATGATGGCATTACATTTTGTGACATTCCAACAAGGTCACAGCTCCTCAACATTCCATTCCCTTCAACGATTTTCAATGTTCAAAATGTGAGATCAGACCTGTTCAGACCGCACGTTCATTTCTTAGAAAGTGATCGAATTATCATCGGATGGGGATCCAACATTTGGCTCTTTAAAGTTTCTTTTACTAAAGATTCAAATTCGTACAAATTCAGCGATTCCAACTCTCAAAACAACAATATGGGTCATTTCAACCCTACTACAAATATAGGCTCTCTATTATCTAGTGCTGCCTCAAGCTTTAGAGGATCACCAGATAAAAAAGTGGAGTTGGAATGCAATTTCACTGTATCAATGCTCATTGCTGGGTTAGCGTCTTTTAAGGATAACCAATTATTATGTCTTGGATTTGATTTAGATGTCGAAGATGACGTAGGTGTtgataaaaataacaaGGGCCTGGATTTAGCTAACCAGCAAAAAAACTTATTGTTCAAGGGGAACGCTCCGGAATTAAAAATCGTTGATCTTTTTAATGGTGATGAAATATATAATGATGAAGTCATCATGAAAAACTACGAAAAATTATCTTTGAACGATTATCACCTGGGTAAACATATAGATGAAACAACACCAGAATACTATTTGATAAGTTCTAATGACGCTATCAGGGTCCAAGAATTGTCACTAAAAGATCATTTTGATTGGTTCATAGAAAGGAaacaattttacaaagCTTGGAAGATCGGTAAATATGTCATCGGATCAGAAGAAAGATTTGGTATAGGATTAACCTTCTTAAACAATCTGGTAGCCAAAAAGGATTGGAGTACATTGATCAATCACTTGaacattatttttgaagaaactttAAACTCATTTGATTCTAACTCATATGACGCCACTAATAAAGTGCTGCAAGAATGGGCGGATACCATAGAAGTTTTGATCAAATCGGGAAAAATTATAGAAATCGCTCCCTTAATTCCCAAGAAGCCTGCTTTAAGAAAATCAGTATATGACGACGTGCTACATCACTTCTTGGCCAAAGATATGATCAATAAGTTTCATGAGTATATTAATAAATGGGATCTAAAGCTTTTTtctgttgataattttgaGGAGGAGTTAGAAACAAAGATAGAGACCGCAAATGAGCCCGTAGCTACACATAGTGATGGAGAGTTCCATATTACTTATAGAACAGAGTTAGTCCATctatatttgaaagagaataAATATACGAAGGCTATACCACACTTATTGAAAGCTAAAGATTTACGAGCTTTAACTATTATAAAAGTACAAAATTTGTTGCCGCAATACCTAGATCAAATAGTGAATATCATTCTTCTCCCATACAGGGGCAAGATTTCTAATATTTCTAAACTAtcaatatttgaaattcaaacaattttcaacaaacCAATCGACTTGTTATTTGAGAATAGGCACACCATACCCATCGATAGAATATACAGAATATTTGAGCATGACTGTCCAAGGTCTTTcaacaagattttattttgttatttaatgaaatttttagaCAACGATGACTCCTTCATGCTCAATCCCTATGAAAATCAGCTAATTGAACTTTATTCTGAATATGACCAACAAAGCCTATTGCCTTTTTTACAAAAGCACAATAACTATAATGTGGAGACTGCGATCGAAGTTTGTTCCTCAAAACCTGGCCTATACAATGAATTGATATACTTGTGGGGAAAAATCGgtgaaacaaagaaagcatTATCTTTAATCATTGATGAACTGCAGAATCCACAATTGGCCATTGATTTTGTTAAGAACTGGGGTGATTCGGACCTTTGGGAATTTATGATTAACTATAGTCTAGATAAACCTAATTTCACCAGGGCCATTTTAACATGTCCTGATGATACAAGTGAGATTTACTTGAAGGTTATCAAACGCATGTCGAACGATTTAAAAATTGACAATCTGCATGAAATAATCAGGCATATTGTCCAAGAGAACTCATTAAGCTTAGAGGTGAGGGACAATATATTGGTGATCATTAATGATGAAACGAAGAAATTTGCCaatgaattcttgaaaataaGAAGTCAAGGTAAATTATTTCAAGTAGATGAAAGTGACAGTGAAACCATTGATGACTTCTAG